GCAGGTCGTTCCACGCGCCGCGCTCGCCCGCGGGCAGCGCGGCGGCGAAGGTGCGCAGGCGCGCGTCGAGCGCGACCACCTGCGGGGCGGTCACGGTCACCTGGTTGCCCTGCGCGCGGCCCGGTTGCGCGGCGGCGAGCGCCAGCAGCGGGACGGCGGCGGCGATCCAGCGGGAGCGGGGTGCGTGGTGCATGGCAGCCTCCGGGACGGCGGATGCGGGTTGCCCGCGGAGCGCGGGCGGTGGCAGGTGGCGCCGTGCGCCGCAAGGCGCGGGCCGCAACCCCGCGCACTGGCACGCGCCACGGTGCCACGGTTATTTTCCGCACACTCCCATCCACCGTGTCCCCGCAACCGGTTCCGGCATGGAAACGATGTCCGCATCCCCGTCCCTGGCGGCCGAGCCGTTCCCGCGCCGGGACGGCGTGCTCTGCTGCGAGGAGGTGCCGGTCACCGACCTGGTCGCCCGCTGGGGCACGCCGCTCTACGCGTACAGCGGCAGTGCGATCCGCGAGCGGTTCCAGGAGCTGGACGCGGCGCTCGCGCCGGTGCCGCACATGGTCGCGTACTCGGTGAAGGCGAACGGGAACCTGGCCGTGCTGCGGATGCTGGCGGAGATGGGCGCGGGGGCCGACATCGTGAGCGGCGGCGAGCTGCACAAGGCGCGGCTGGCGGGGATCCCGCCGGAGCGCATCGTGTTCAGCGGGGTGGGGAAGACGGTGATCGAGCTGGCGGCGGCGCTCGACGCGGGCATCTACGCCTTCAACGTGGAGTCCGAGGGCGAGCTGTGCGCGCTCAGCGAGCTTGCGTGCGCGGTGAAGAAGCGGGCGCCGGTGGCGCTGCGCATCAACCCGAACATCGACTCGCCCACGCCGCACGCATACACGCGCACGGGCCACGCCGCCACCAAGTTCGGCATCGCGGCCGAGCGGGCGCGGACCATGTACTCCATCGCCGCCAAGCTGCCCGGCATCTGGGTGCGCGGCATCGACGTGCACATCGGGTCGCAGATCCTGGAGGTGGAGCCGTACCGCCGGGCGATGGAGCACGTGGTGGACCTGGCCTGCGACCTCAAGCGCGACGACATCGGGCTGGAGTTCCTGGACCTGGGCGGCGGCCTGGGCATCTCGTACGAGGGCGGCGAGGGCCTTTCGGCGGCGGACTTTGCGGCGGCGGTGGTGCCGGGGGTGGAGGAGACGGGGCTGCGGCTGCTGGTGGAGCCTGGCCGCTACCTCGTCGGTGCCGCGGGCGTGCTGCTCACGCGCGTGCTGTACGTGAAGGAAGGCGGCGGCAAGCGCTTCGTGATCACCGACGCGGGGATGAACGACCTGATCCGCCCCAGCCACTACTCCGGCTGGCACGCGGTGGAGCCGGTGGAGCTGTGCGGCGACCGGCCGCACGGGCGGGTGGACGTGGTGGGGCCCATCTGCGAGACGGGCGACTTCCTGGCGCTGGACCGCGACATGGAGCTGCCCAAGGCTGGCGAGCTGCTCGCGATCCACACCGTGGGCGCGTACGGATTCTCCATGTCCTCTCAGTACAACCAGCGCCCCCGCCCCGCCGAGGTCATGGTCGAAGGCTCCGAAGCCCGCTTGGTGCGGAGGCGCGAGACGTTGGACGACCTCGTGCGGGCGGAAGTCGGTTTGTAAGCCGTCTCTCCGATAGGCTCCCGCGGCGGACCGCTCCGGAGCCGGCCGGCGGAAACCGCCCCCGCCGTCCGTCTCCTCCGTGGGGGCGGGGAGCCTCCTCCTCCGGGCGGCGATACTGCCTGCCGCCCTCCGTCCGGGGTCTCCCCGCCCCGGCGTGAGCCTGCCGAAACCGCCCGGCAGTCTCCCGCCGCACATCATCTTCCGGGTACGGCGAAAACCCCGGCGAGACCTCTCCGGAATCCTCGCCACTATCCCAACCTGTAGGGAGCGGACCTGTGTGTCCGCCCGTCCTTCCGCCGCGTGAATCCCT
This window of the Longimicrobiaceae bacterium genome carries:
- the lysA gene encoding diaminopimelate decarboxylase — its product is MSASPSLAAEPFPRRDGVLCCEEVPVTDLVARWGTPLYAYSGSAIRERFQELDAALAPVPHMVAYSVKANGNLAVLRMLAEMGAGADIVSGGELHKARLAGIPPERIVFSGVGKTVIELAAALDAGIYAFNVESEGELCALSELACAVKKRAPVALRINPNIDSPTPHAYTRTGHAATKFGIAAERARTMYSIAAKLPGIWVRGIDVHIGSQILEVEPYRRAMEHVVDLACDLKRDDIGLEFLDLGGGLGISYEGGEGLSAADFAAAVVPGVEETGLRLLVEPGRYLVGAAGVLLTRVLYVKEGGGKRFVITDAGMNDLIRPSHYSGWHAVEPVELCGDRPHGRVDVVGPICETGDFLALDRDMELPKAGELLAIHTVGAYGFSMSSQYNQRPRPAEVMVEGSEARLVRRRETLDDLVRAEVGL